From one Colletotrichum destructivum chromosome 3, complete sequence genomic stretch:
- a CDS encoding Putative zinc/iron permease gives MTSSIGPIVNLTQVSQADVICYYALSGNDYNGHLGARISSIFVILFVSTAFTVFPIASKRIKTLKIPRSAYTFARFFGSGVILATAFIHLLDPAYKRIGPRTCIGESGHWGDYSWCAAIVLASALGIFSLDLAAEVYVEWKYGQDRNENAVEALVSGIPPDGLQQADDSPDSTREKDTENGNDKESSSSIESGQSVERSFRQQIAAFLILEFGIIVHSVIIGLNLGVTGSEFATLYPVLVFHQSFEGLGIGARMSSIPFGKHTWLPWILCASYGLTTPVSIAIGLGVRSTYVPKSKQALMVQGILNAISAGLLIYSSLVELLARDFLFDPSRSRRRSQIMYMFSCMVLGAGVMSLIGFWA, from the coding sequence ATGACTTCTTCCATCGGTCCTATTGTCAACTTGACTCAAGTTAGTCAGGCGGACGTGATCTGCTACTACGCGTTATCCGGCAACGACTACAACGgccacctcggcgcccgcATCTCGTCCATCTTCGTTATCCTATTCGTTTCAACGGCCTTCACCGTCTTCCCCATCGCATCGAAACGGATCAAAACTCTAAAGATCCCCCGTTCCGCCTACACCTTTGCCCGCTTCTTTGGCAGCGGCGTCATCTTGGCAACAGCCTTCATCCATCTCCTCGACCCGGCGTACAAGCGAATCGGCCCACGGACGTGCATCGGGGAATCCGGCCACTGGGGCGACTACTCATggtgcgccgccatcgtcctAGCCTCGGCGctcggcatcttctcgcTAGATctcgcggccgaggtctACGTTGAGTGGAAGTACGGACAAGACAGGAACGAGAATGCCGTCGAGGCACTTGTCTCGGGCATCCCACCCGACGGCTTGCAGCAAGCAGACGACAGTCCGGACAGTACACGAGAAAAGGACACCGAGAACGGCAACGACAAGGAGTCATCATCTTCTATCGAGAGTGGCCAGTCTGTTGAGCGCTCCTTTCGGCAGCAAATCGCCGCCTTTCTCATACTCGAGTTCGGCATCATCGTCCACTCAGTCATCATCGGACTGAACCTCGGCGTCACGGGATCCGAGTTCGCCACGCTGTATCCCGTCCTTGTCTTCCATCAGTCGTTCGAGGGTCTCGGGATCGGGGCCCGCATGTCGTCCATCCCGTTCGGCAAGCATACTTGGCTCCCGTGGATCCTGTGCGCCTCGTACGGTCTCACGACACCGGTCTCTATTGCCATCGGGCTTGGAGTGCGATCGACATACGTCCCGAAGTCCAAGCAAGCTCTCATGGTGCAGGGGATCCTGAacgccatctcggccggtCTGCTCATCTACAGCTCCCTGGTTGAGCTATTGGCCCGAGACTTTCTATTCGACCCTAGCCGCAGCCGCAGACGCTCGCAGATCATGTACATGTTTTCTTGCATGGTTCTTGGTGCTGGAGTCATGTCGCTGATTGGGTTTTGGGCCTAA
- a CDS encoding Putative Beta galactosidase small chain/ domain 5, glycoside hydrolase, family 2 — protein MATQSLALQAKEGVHDYENPSVFRRNTLPARSYFIPETSLLLNGVWDFHMAGTPEEAPSPEDKGDEWGTINVPGHWQLQGHGYPWYTNTQFPIPVNPPYVPSENPTGTYRRTFHVPSTWDDKSQLRLRFDGVDSAYHIWVNGVLIGFAQGSRNASEFDVTSILKKDGPNELFVRVYQWSDATYIEDQDQWWLSGIFRDVTLLAVPAATRIEDWFLRTDLDDKYQDATLLATVDVKTAEKGTVKLTLSELGKNGGAVIASKEVEVSANDSKVDLSIPVTNPNKWTAETPYLYRVDITLGSHSVHQNIGFRKVELKNGLISVNGVPIRIRGVNRHEHHSKFGRAVPLEYAKRDLLIMKNHNINSLRCSHYPPHPRLFELADELGLWVMDEADLECHGFYDAIARPQDVNEAADYEERKAVTFPLAGKYTSESPEWREAYLDRMVQLVQRDKNHTSIIMWSLGNEAFYGDNHKAMYEYARNFDSGRPIHYEGDVKAETADMYSYMYPPIGRLSNLVETEGVKEDGSFDKPVVLCEYGHAMGNGPGGLDDYIEVFEKYPRLQGGYIWEWANHGIWKEEADGKGYYAYGGDFGERPHDGTFVMDGLLHSTHDPTPGLIELKKAYQPLQLTVEGNQLVIKNKYDFVGVDHLASTYKVEELGENSALLAAGTLEIPKIAAGETVKVDLPSTLANIKSDKEVYLTVTFGLKDSTNWAEPAHEIAWIQHKLSGVAEAPKILTSTLTSKLQVERSRARATVSGSDFAITFDTARGYVTSWTAGGVPLLEKDASTGAAIIPNFWRAPTDNDNPNDAPYWVRFGVDVFDSQLRSLDITESADKVEVVTKTYLSPRVLDWGWETTTTYTIDAAGRLTVAVDLKPRGIKPTHIPRVGLNLRLPKSLSNVKYLALGPGESYPDKKSSQRLGVFSATVPELHQHYEVPQEGGNHLETRYVKLTEGHGRGLRATPADAAVWSDEEWRQFSFQVSHYATKTVQQAAHPCDLVEEDATLLRLDARVAGVGTAACGPNVRDDLKVHVGEFKFGFVLERIGF, from the exons ATGGCCACTCAGAGCTTGGCCCTCCAGGCAAAGGAGGGAGTTCACGACTACGAGAACCCCTCCGTCTTCCGGCGCAACACGCTGCCTGCGCGCTCATACTTCATCCCCGAGACGTCGCTGCTGCTCAATGGCGTCTGGGACTTCCACATGGCCGGCACGCCCGAGGAGGCTCCCTCGCCGGAAGACAAGGGCGACGAATGGGGCACCATCAACGTCCCCGGCCATTGGCAGCTTCAGGGACACGGATACCCGTGGTACACCAACACGCAGTTCCCGATCCCCGTGAACCCGCCGTACGTGCCGAGCGAGAACCCGACGGGCACGTACAGGCGCACATTCCACGTCCCCTCGACGTGGGACGACAAGTCGCAGCTGCGCCTGAGgttcgacggcgtcgactcTGCCTATCACATCTGGGTCAACGGCGTGCtcatcggcttcgcccaagGATCGCGGAACGCGTCCGAGTTCGACGTCACGAGCATCCTGAAGAAGGACGGCCCCAACGAGCTCTTCGTCCGCGTCTACCAGTGGTCTGATGCTACTTACATTGAGGACCAGGACCAGTGGTGGCTTTCTG GCATCTTCCGCGATgtcaccctcctcgccgtccccgCGGCCACCAGAATCGAGGACTGGTTCCTCCGCACCGACCTGGACGACAAGTACCAAGACGCCACTCTCCTCGCGACCGTCGACGTCAAGACCGCCGAGAAGGGCACCGTTAAGCTCACCCTCAGCGAGCTCGGcaagaacggcggcgccgtcattGCCAGcaaggaggtcgaggtcagCGCCAACGACAGCAAGGTCGACCTCAGCATCCCCGTCACGAACCCCAACAAGTGGACGGCCGAGACCCCCTACCTCTACCGCGTCGACATCACGCTCGGGTCGCACTCGGTCCACCAGAACATCGGCTTCCGCAAGGTGGAGCTCAAGAACGGCCTCATCTCGGTCAACGGCGTGCCAATCCGCATCAGGGGCGTTAACAGACACGAGCACCACTCCAAGTTCGGCCGCGCCGTGCCCCTCGAGTACGCCAAGCGCGACCTGCTCATCATGAAGAACCACAACATCAACTCGCTGCGGTGCTCGCACTACCCTCCCCACCCGCGCCTCTTtgagctcgccgacgagctcggcctgTGGGTcatggacgaggccgacctcgagTGCCACGGCTTCTACGACGCCATCGCGCGCCCGCAGGACGTCAACGAGGCGGCCGACTACGAGGAGCGCAAGGCCGTGACCTTCCCGCTGGCCGGCAAGTACACCAGCGAGAGCCCCGAGTGGCGCGAGGCCTACCTCGACCGCATGGTCCAGCTGGTGCAGCGGGACAAGAACCACACGAGCATCATCATGTGGTCTCTCGGCAACGAGGCCTTTTACGGCGACAACCACAAGGCCATGTACGAGTACGCCCGCAACTTCGACTCGGGCCGCCCCATCCACTACGAGGGAgacgtcaaggccgagacggcggacATGTACTCGTACATGTACCCCCCCATCGGCCGTCTGAGCAACCTGGTCGAGACTGAGGGCGTCAAGGAGGACGGCAGCTTCGACAAGCCCGTCGTCCTCTGCGAGTACGGCCACGCCATGGGTAACGGCCCCGGCGGTCTCGACGACTACATCGAGGTCTTTGAGAAGTACCCCCGTCTCCAGGGAGGCTACATCTGGGAGTGGGCGAACCACGGCATctggaaggaggaggccgacggcaaggGATACTACGCCTACGGCGGCGACTTTGGCGAGCGCCCTCACGATGGCACCTTTGTCATGGACGGCCTGCTTCACAGCACCCACGACCCCACGCCCGGCTTGATCGAGCTGAAGAAGGCCTACCAGCCTCTCCAGCTGACTGTCGAGGGCAATCAGCTTGTCATCAAGAACAAGTACGACtttgtcggcgtcgaccacCTCGCTTCCACCTACAAGGTTGAGGAGTTGGGCGAGAA CTCCgctctcctcgccgccggtaCCCTCGAGATCCCCAAGATCGCCGCTGGCGAAACCGTCAAGGTCGACCTCCCCTCGACCCTCGCAAACATCAAGTCGGACAAGGAGGTCTACCTCACCGTAACCTTTGGACTCAAGGACTCCACCAACTGGGCCGAGCCCGCTCACGAAATCGCCTGGATCCAGCACAAGCTCTcaggcgtcgccgaggctcCCAAGATTCTCACCAGCACGCTCACCTCCAAGCTGCAGGTCGAGCGGTCCCGCGCCAGGGCCACCGTCTCGGGCTCCGACTTCGCCATCACCTTCGACACGGCCCGCGGCTACGTCACCTCCTggaccgccggcggcgtcccgctcctcgagaaggacgccTCCACCGGCGCAGCCATCATCCCCAACTTCTGGCGCGCGCCCACGGACAACGACAACCCCAACGACGCGCCGTACTGGGTCcgcttcggcgtcgacgtcttcgacaGCCAGCTGCGCTCGCTCGACATCACCGAGTCggccgacaaggtcgaggtcgtcaccAAGACGTACCTGTCGCCGCGCGTCCTCGACTGGGGGTGGgagaccaccaccacctataccatcgacgccgccggccggctcaccgtcgccgtcgacctgaAGCCCCGCGGCATCAAGCCCACACACATCCCGCGCGTGGGTCTTAACCTGCGCCTCCCCAAGTCACTCAGCAACGTCAAatacctcgccctcggccccggCGAGTCGTACCCGGACAAGAAGTCCAGCCAGCGGCTCGGCGTCTTCAGCGCCACGGTGCCGGAGCTGCACCAGCACTACGAGGTGCCGCAGGAGGGCGGCAACCACCTCGAGACGCGCTACGTCAAGCTGACCGAGGGCCACGGCCGCGGCCTCCGCGCCAcgccggccgacgccgccgtttGGTCCGACGAGGAGTGGCGCCAGTTCAGCTTCCAGGTCAGCCACTACGCGACCAAGACGGTGCAGCAGGCCGCGCACCCGtgcgacctcgtcgaggaggacgcgacGCTGCTGCGTCTGGACGCGCGCgttgccggcgtcggcaccgccgcctgCGGTCCCAACGTCCGCGACGACCTCAAGGTGCACGTCGGGGAGTTCAAGTTTGGATTTGTGCTTGAGAGAATCGGGTTCTAG
- a CDS encoding Putative Sirtuin family, DHS-like NAD/FAD-binding domain superfamily: protein MAESTNNVPALDPAAVADFQDTLKKSKRIIAVIGAGLSAPSGLAVFRGTSGLWRNQDVMQIASPAGFRHDPGLSWQFYSYRRQDALRAEPNPAHYALAELARRVPGFVALTQNVDNLSPRAGHPPGQLKELHGNLFTLACVDAAGCGYVERDNFEESLTPALDPSRDEKATIGSIDHDNKPRASPLLLAGIARKHAQILGDSYQGNTPTTRDLAALKPPEQSASAPVASVPLSSGLTKEDLPQCPKCKNEILRPGVVWFGEPLPVDVVEETEAVFDDPEPIDLCLTIGTSSRVWPAAGYADMARKKGARVAVINTSADDAKNVRAGRDWVFVGDAAVVLPELLRPVVGEVA, encoded by the coding sequence ATGGCCGAATCAACGAACAACGTGCCTGCTCTGGACCCAGCGGCGGTCGCCGACTTCCAAGACACCCTCAAAAAGTCCAAACGTATCATCGCAGTCATCGGCGCAGGCCTCTCGGCGCCTTCGGGCCTGGCCGTCTTCCGGGGCACCAGCGGGCTATGGAGGAACCAGGACGTGATGCAGATCGCCTCGCCCGCTGGTTTCCGTCACGACCCGGGCCTAAGCTGGCAGTTCTACTCGTATCGTCGACAAGACGCGCTCCGCGCCGAACCGAACCCGGCTCACTACGCCCTGGCGGAGCTGGCCCGCCGCGTGCCCGGCTTCGTCGCTCTGACGCAAAACGTCGACAATCTCAGCCCGCGCGCCGGCCACCCGCCCGGTCAGCTAAAGGAGCTCCACGGTAACCTGTTCACCTTGGCATGCGTCGATGCGGCCGGGTGCGGGTACGTCGAGCGCGACAATTTTGAAGAGTCCCTGACGCCCGCCCTTGACCCTTCCAGAGACGAGAAGGCGACCATAGGGAGTATCGACCACGACAACAAGCCCAGGGCGAGCCCGCTCCTACTGGCTGGCATCGCCCGGAAGCACGCCCAGATCCTCGGGGACAGCTACCAGGGCAACACCCCGACCACGCGGGATCTGGCTGCTCTCAAGCCCCCGGAGCAATCGGCGAGTGCCCCGGTCGCCAGCGTCCCGCTGTCATCGGGCTTGACGAAGGAGGATCTGCCGCAATGCCCCAAGTGCAAGAACGAGATCCTTCGACCCGGGGTTGTATGGTTCGGCGAGCCTctacccgtcgatgtcgtggAGGAGACCGAGGCAGTCTTCGACGACCCTGAGCCCATCGACCTCTGCCTCACCATAGGCACCTCCAGCAGGGTCTGGCCGGCCGCCGGGTACGCCGACATGGCCCGGAAGAAGGGTGCGAGGGTTGCTGTCATCAACAcgagcgccgacgacgccaagaaTGTCCGGGCAGGCCGGGATTGGGTGTTTGTGGGAGACGCGGCAGTTGTCTTGCCGGAGCTGCTGAGGCCCGTCGTTGGCGAAGTTGCATGA